In Pieris rapae chromosome 24, ilPieRapa1.1, whole genome shotgun sequence, a single window of DNA contains:
- the LOC111001818 gene encoding uncharacterized protein LOC111001818 isoform X1, with amino-acid sequence MSGPLGVGNYASFIIWLGVLCIYVALLTITILGVVFILRKRRSSILKIQRPPRTPLSELEFKVATPTETTKSRRVSFSKKTGVAEFVTTNEGTTTWKKFYEEHNKSLETSGNDAPNCQRPQSIGQLSRHIFDQQFEEVEAIDFGGTFLPTQTLAQQLHNSLNINITQQLAALECTGEKLAIPQQNFELSEVTDQRSKLFNDELTVPAMAEMSNQMNVDFSAMHSKCDDLDEIQKDLNRVHQNVVGPSNFGNVSEYIEVDLNMTSVGLRNDDDMSITETVHSPKVQEVVKSASKKSITKFSLEDKENIAINPYAPICESENFAIEEKNEVLVFDGKKLTVQMEKKSISAPISVEPRPRKTIILNTDDDLPNFISDPKPSLKLQEVDQENLEDVPRHTRILFEDKSMIQALPGKVIEERRQTVIYNNDCNMSTTEAIPVNIIDQNEAQFNAERGRTIIYNDDCNMSTTQAISTKIINQDQNVVQNNAERRRTIVYGNDCDISMTQALSSNVIIDAYTAQAKEKRQTIVFENDGDLSLTQAVPTIEVIHNKENTSEANVEKRRTIIFENDGDLPLTKNIPTIEVMHNKENPKVEKRRTIIFENDGDLSITQAIRTDILNTIEPVETKPERRQTVVFDNDGDISITQALPTNIVNTLNRKSLAKPDEKRNTIVYKNDDISTAQAVSTQLLITDNKHESTNKRRTIVYEDDGDISMTQAVPAKIYQGHNIIIKPVPSEIPLSQTDINTQNKMLNYDDMDISVTQTLPQNILSKRRINCNEDDLSMAQVIPSDILNKNKTVLYDNDIDISITQTIPQSVFIAQIEKQIPLSTNEVTKDQTQSAQILPRIESALLRECQSTIQNVKNLQAEAKIDICVTQSENNITGSKMVELNSKVLPENLVENMDTFENIPSQPTDCNMSLDDVKIEDKQFQSNNPINETDKVDYGSLSPNKPIPGNILTLEQNLENKQRKSQHYHESLSGNQAFVYQSITDVKISDREGNESSKIVTEKPSRESIKENLFISENNLHQTEVCEPLDITESIDRHKQVEEIISDFEKPKVCITGSVSSEISTKTKKSILNELLDMSTGSEECFDDKNIKAVTESRSDDMKVGKDVQEDINIAEIRSSDVFRITRGSFDEPELEKYKTKTEIVETPAIEFEDSNVDDLKNKLQTLKTISKNRHYEQVVSEDIKEPELNKTNTRKSFKNADDTRELLQMLSEFTDRPSLPPTIEEDMYLNEEEKYGETQTEPRRISFAASRRSIVLSKEEHLNNISMAQAALQESRYLDETFDEATDMSNETIDIEYRDPKSLRISSDVVKELKYDDTEDDVVISPLKKTAFGETTYMNESKEKSKVIPTYDVTDGIKELMNDLVKPMADILPFEAGNLDRSTKKSPSTISTQIQANLITSSQIDIDVELQSTPASVADMGSSLLNKVASLGSKAIASVFPGPKLDDQKPERTKSPRNRPSVPGHVLVFDPRNPLNNVLLSTRDYENVHSYNPIRSSETLHSEREHSVQFTDSNEDNGRVETQYNVNVSIASGDAGSQINRSNTSIKSKPLSIDRSVEMKLNIRDNEINTEIAMKPNSELLDAHSSLTLVDDALARSTFDVDLDTRTQSDVNSPVRVIYEMDENGCLSEKLDSDPTSNEEDVEVNHPKKRSLSPCVPKTDLTPKPQSKIQKMSNSPLQRTRSSPKKPITVQEIMTEFNITKSEQNAIVKQVNKAVDFEMRSVTSYESTQSAKSEREFSSDSSRVDFRSISEQSSKNMFDNCESSTNVVAKIDMLPFMGSRDCEWELTSGDTWSFLLLRSRVRVTVKREHSYFNASRTSVRADTPVIAVNVDMVHNDEKDPLIALCLRLATQSMRYECSRKCQTAGEVPTMLRRCVAVSKTAVQWLKAMRDAMLRLAFQVDRDGCLTLKVANIRLRSVWEVSMRIELTVEDAHETAWPCANSIGISTIVADVDVAVDSLNGLIKNVPHDWGHVPRTIWKLFKYLKNKPRDDEFYGFNILNMVK; translated from the exons ATGTCCGGGCCGCTGGGTGTAGGGAACTATGCTTCGTTTATCATTTGGTTGGGTGTTTTATGCATTTATGTGGCACTactaacaataacaatacttgGAGTGGtctttatttt AAGGAAGCGCAGGTCATCAATACTTAAAATTCAAAGACCACCTCGAACTCCATTATCTGAGCTTGAATTCAAGGTTGCTACACCCACTGAAACAACAAAGAGCCGTCGCGTCAGTTTCTCAAAAAAGACTGGTGTAGc ggAATTTGTTACGACAAACGAAGGTACTACAACTTGGAAAAAATTCTACGAAGAGCACAACAAGTCGCTGGAAACCTCTGGAAATGATGCTCCAAATTGTCAAAGACCTCAATCTATTGGTCAATTAAGTAGACATATTTTTGACCAACAGTTTGAAGAAGTTGAAGCTATAGATTTTGGCGGAACATTCCTCCCAACACAAACACTTGCACAACAATTACATAACTccctaaatattaatatcactCAGCAGCTGGCTGCATTAGAATGTACTGGGGAGAAACTTGCAATTCCCCAACAAAACTTTGAACTGAGTGAAGTAACTGACCAGAGAAGCAAACTTTTTAATGATGAACTCACCGTTCCAGCTATGGCAGAAATGTCAAACCAAATGAATGTTGACTTTTCTGCTATGCATAGTAAATGTGATGATCTAGATGAAATTCAAAAAGATTTGAATAGAGTGCATCAAAATGTTGTTGGACCTTCTAATTTTGGAAATGTCTCTGAATATATAGAAGTTGACCTCAACATGACCAGTGTTGGTTTAAGAAATGATGATGATATGTCTATAACTGAGACAGTTCATAGCCCGAAAGTACAAGAAGTAGTGAAGTCTGCATCAAAGAAATCAATTACAAAGTTCAGTTTAGAAGATAAAGAGAATATAGCTATTAATCCATATGCACCAATTTGTGAAAGTGAAAATTTTGCAATAGAGGAAAAAAATGAAGTGTTAGTTTTTGATGGCAAAAAATTAACTGTGCAGATGgagaaaaaaagtatttctgCACCTATATCTGTAGAACCACGACCAAGAAAGACAATAATACTTAACACAGATGATGATTTGCCTAATTTCATATCAGATCCAAAACCGTctttaaaattacaagaaGTTGATCAAGAAAACCTAGAAGATGTGCCTAGACATACGAGAATATTGTTTGAAGATAAATCCATGATACAAGCTTTGCCTGGTAAAGTTATTGAAGAAAGGAGACAAACGGTTATCTATAATAATGACTGTAATATGTCTACAACTGAAGCTATACCTGTAAACATTATTGATCAGAATGAAGCACAATTTAATGCAGAAAGAGGAAggacaattatttacaatgatGACTGTAATATGTCTACAACTCAAGCtatatctacaaaaataataaatcaagaCCAAAACGTAGTGCAGAATAATGCTGAAAGAAGAAGAACTATTGTCTATGGTAATGACTGTGATATATCTATGACACAAGCCCTGTCAAGTAATGTAATTATTGATGCCTACACTGCACAGGCAAAAGAAAAGAGACAAACAATTGTCTTTGAAAATGATGGAGATCTATCATTAACACAAGCTGTTCCAACTATTGAAGTGATacataacaaagaaaatacttcagaGGCTAATGTAGAAAAGAGaagaactattatttttgaaaatgatgGGGATTTGCCGTTAACTAAGAATATTCCAACTATAGAAGTTATGCATAACAAAGAAAATCCTAAGGTAGAAAAGAGAcgaactattatttttgaaaatgatgGAGATTTATCTATCACACAAGCAATTCGAACAGATATCCTAAATACCATAGAACCAGTAGAAACTAAACCAGAAAGAAGGCAAACTGTAGTCTTTGATAATGATGGCGATATATCTATAACACAGGCTCTTCCtacaaatatagtaaataccTTAAACAGAAAAAGTTTAGCAAAGCCTgatgaaaaaagaaatactattgtgtataaaaatgatGACATATCTACTGCGCAAGCTGTGTCTACCCAGTTATTAATAACTGATAATAAACATGAATCTACAAATAAAAGAAGAACTATTGTCTATGAAGATGATGGTGATATATCAATGACGCAAGCTGTTCCAGCTAAAATATATCAAGgtcacaatattataataaaacctgTTCCTAGTGAAATTCCTTTATCACAAACAGATATTAATACTCAAAATAAAATGCTGAATTATGACGATATGGATATTTCAGTTACTCAAACACTACCACAAAACATCCTGTCAAAGAGAAGAATTAATTGCAATGAAGATGACTTATCTATGGCACAAGTCATACCGTCagatatactaaataaaaataagactgTTTTGTATGACAATGATATAGATATATCTATAACTCAAACAATTCCACAGAGTGTCTTTATAGCCCAGATAGAAAAACAGATACCTCTTTCTACTAATGAGGTCACAAAAGATCAAACACAATCTGCACAGATACTTCCCAGAATTGAAAGTGCACTTTTACGGGAATGTCAATCTACAATTCAAAATGTCAAGAATTTGCAAGCAGAAGCTAAAATTGACATTTGTGTTACCCAATCAGAGAATAACATCACTGGATCTAAAATGGTAGAATTAAATAGCAAGGTTTTGCCAGAAAATTTGGTAGAGAATATGGACACATTCGAGAATATTCCATCTCAACCTACGGACTGCAATATGTCATTAGATGATGTTAAAATAgaagataaacaatttcaaaGTAATAATCCTATTAATGAGACAGATAAAGTTGATTACGGCAGTCTTTCACCTAATAAACCTATACCTGGTAATATTCTGACTCTAGAACAGAATTTGGAAAATAAGCAGAGAAAATCACAACATTATCACGAGTCTCTAAGTGGCAATCAAGCTTTCGTTTATCAATCTATAACAGATGTAAAAATTTCTGATCGAGAAGGGAATGAAAGTTCAAAAATAGTTACAGAAAAGCCATCGAGAGAGTCTATcaaagaaaacttatttatatctgAGAATAACTTACATCAAACGGAAGTATGTGAACCTTTAGATATTACCGAGTCCATTGATAGACATAAACAAGTTGAAGAAATAATATCAGATTTTGAAAAGCCAAAGGTTTGTATTACTGGATCAGTTTCATCTgaaatttcaacaaaaactaagaaatcaatattaaacgAATTACTGGATATGTCGACAGGATCAGAAGAGTGTTTTGATGACAAAAATATCAAGGCCGTTACAGAAAGTAGAAGTGACGACATGAAAGTCGGTAAAGATGTACAAGAAGACATAAATATTGCTGAAATAAGATCAAGTGATGTATTCAGAATAACAAGAGGTAGTTTTGATGAACCGGAattggaaaaatataaaacaaagacaGAAATTGTAGAGACGCCTGCGATTGAGTTTGAAGATAGTAACGTAGATGATTTAAAGAACAAATTGCaaactttaaaaactatatcCAAAAATAGACATTACGAACAAGTCGTTAGTGAAGACATAAAAGAACCagagttaaataaaacaaatacaaggAAATCTTTTAAGAATGCGGACGATACACGGGAGTTATTACAAATGCTCTCCGAGTTCACTGATCGGCCATCTCTGCCACCAACTATTGAAGaagatatgtatttaaatgaagaGGAAAAGTATGGAGAGACACAAACTGAGCCACGAAGAATAAGTTTTGCTGCCAGCAGACGATCTATTGTTCTCAGCAAAGAGGAACATCTTAATAACATTTCAATGGCTCAGGCTGCACTGCAGGAATCGCGTTACCTAGACGAAACTTTTGATGAAGCGACTGATATGTCAAACGAAACAATAGATATTGAGTACAGAGACCCGAAATCTTTAAGAATAAGTAGTGATGTGGTTAAAGAGCTTAAATATGATGACACAGAGGATGATGTAGTGATTTCGCCGTTGAAGAAAACTGCGTTCGGCGAAACAACTTATATGAAtgaaagtaaagaaaaatctaaagTTATACCAACTTACGATGTTACAGATGGTATTAAAGAGCTAATGAATGATTTGGTTAAGCCAATGGCTGATATTCTACCCTTCGAGGCTGGCAATTTAGATAGATCAACGAAAAAATCACCATCAACAATCAGTACACAAATACAAGCTAATCTTATAACTTCGAGTCAAATAGATATAGATGTTGAACTACAATCGACTCCAGCTTCAGTTGCGGACATGGGTTCATCATTGCTTAACAAAGTTGCTTCTCTGGGTAGTAAAGCGATAGCCAGCGTCTTTCCAGGACCAAAGTTAGATGATCAGAAACCGGAAAGAACTAAATCCCCAAGAAATCGACCAAGTGTGCCAGGACATGTCCTTGTATTCGATCCGAGAAATCCATTAAACAATGTTCTACTATCTACTAGGGATTACGAAAATGTTCACTCGTACAATCCTATACGATCATCTGAAACGCTTCATTCTGAACGAGAACATTCCGTACAATTCACTGACTCTAACGAAGATAATGGTAGAGTTGAAACTCAATACAACGTTAACGTGTCAATCGCATCAGGCGACGCTGGCTCGCAAATTAATAGAAGCAATACGTCCATAAAGAGTAAACCACTGTCTATAGATAGATCAGTAGaaatgaaactaaatataagagataatgaaattaatacgGAAATAGCTATGAAACCGAATTCAGAACTTTTAGATGCACATTCATCGCTCACACTGGTGGATGACGCGTTAGCTCGCAGCACTTTTGATGTCGACTTAGATACGCGCACACAATCTGATGTTAATTCGCCGGTACGGGTTATATATGAAATGGATGAGAACGGATGTCTGTCGGAGAAGCTGGATTCGGATCCGACGTCAAACGAAGAAGATGTAGAAGTCAATCATCCCAAGAAGCGTAGCCTCAGTCCCTGTGTGCCAAAAACAGATTTGACCCCAAAGCCGCAAagtaaaatacagaaaatgtCAAACAGTCCGCTGCAAAGGACGAGAAGTAGTCCAAAGAAGCCGATAACTGTTCAGGAGATAATGACAGAGTTCAATATTACTAAGAGTGAACAAAATGCGATCGTGAAACAAGTGAACAAGGCTGTAGATTTTGAAATGAGAAGCGTGACGTCATACGAGAGTACGCAAAGCGCGAAGTCAGAGCGGGAATTTAGCAGTGACTCTTCGAGGGTAGATTTCAGAAGTATTAGTGAACAAAGCTCGAAGAATATGTTCGATAATTGCGAATCCAGTACCAACGTCGTCGCAAAGATTGACATGCTGCCGTTTATGGG AAGTCGTGACTGCGAGTGGGAATTGACTTCTGGTGACACGTGGTCCTTCCTGTTGCTTCGATCGCGTGTCAGAGTGACTGTCAAACGAGAACATAGTTATTTCAACGCGTCAAGAACGAGTGTCAGAGCCGATACACCGGTTATCGCTGTAAATGTCGATATGGTTCATAATG ATGAGAAAGACCCACTCATCGCCCTCTGCCTACGTCTAGCGACGCAATCGATGCGTTACGAATGTTCTCGCAAGTGTCAGACGGCTGGTGAAGTGCCGACGATGCTAAGGCGTTGTGTGGCTGTGTCTAAAACTGCTGTTCAGTGGCTGAAAGCCATGCGAGATGCTATGCTAAGACTGGCCTTCCAGGTGGACAGGGACGGGTGTCTTACTTTAAAG GTGGCAAACATACGCCTCCGTTCCGTGTGGGAAGTGTCAATGCGTATAGAACTTACAGTGGAAGACGCACACGAGACTGCATGGCCATGCGCCAATTCCATTGGGATTTCGACCATCGTCGCCGATGTGGATGTGGCCGTTGATTCCCTGAATGGTTTAATTAAGAATGTGCCCCATGATTGGGGACATGTTCCGAGGACCATTTG gAAGCTCTTTAAGTACCTCAAAAATAAGCCGCGAGATGATGAATTCTACgggtttaatatattaaatatggtgaaatag